In Rissa tridactyla isolate bRisTri1 chromosome 2, bRisTri1.patW.cur.20221130, whole genome shotgun sequence, a single window of DNA contains:
- the SDR16C5 gene encoding epidermal retinol dehydrogenase 2 gives MFNFRSILKILQFLKLLIVLVFENLILLIFPPCKKKFAGEIVLITGSANGIGRQIALNFAPLGATLVLWDIDDEGNKETSRLAEKNGAKRVFAYHCDCSNREEVYEQADKVRNEVGDVTILINNAGILLGKKFCDIPDADFEKTLRVNFLSQVWTCKAFLPAMMTCNRGHLVSTASAAGLLGVYRMSDYAGSKYAIIGMMEALHSELYHAGKHGIKTTIICPGFVNTDLAKGFQTENSLFLPVYDAEYVARKIINAIQKEKFYLFMPLILHFLTFKTLIPRKMVLLFESCLKIPSGLDKAFGRKKKD, from the exons ATGTTCAACTTCAGAAGCATCCTGAAGATACTACAGTTCCTGAAATTATTGATTGTTTTAGTTTTTGAGAATTTAATCTTACTCATATTTcctccatgcaaaaaaaaatttgctggGGAAATAGTGCTTATTACTGGCTCCGCAAATGGGATTGGAAGGCAGATTGCCTTAAATTTTGCTCCTTTGGGAGCAACCTTGGTTCTTTGGGACATTGATGATGAAGGTAACAAAGAAACAAGCAGATTAGCCGAAAAAAATGGAGCTAAACGAGTGTTTGCCTACCACTGTGACTGCAGCAATAGGGAGGAGGTCTATGAACAGGCAGACAAG gtTAGAAATGAAGTTGGGGATGTCACTATTCTAATCAATAATGCTGGCATACTGCTTGGGAAAAAGTTCTGTGACATTCCAGATGCAGATTTTGAAAAGACCTTAAGAGTCAACTTCCTCTCTCAAGTCTgg ACTTGCAAGGCCTTTCTTCCAGCCATGATGACCTGTAACCGTGGACACCTGGTTAGCACAGCCAGTGCGGCAGGACTGTTGGGAGTCTACAGAATGTCAG ATTATGCTGGAAGTAAGTATGCAATCATTGGAATGATGGAAGCCTTACATTCGGAACTGTATCATGCAGGAAAACATGGCATTAAAACCACAATCATTTGCCCTGGTTTTGTTAATACTGACCTAGCTAAAGGTTTTCAAACTGA aaactccctttttcttcctgtttatgaTGCTGAGTATGTAGCCAGGAAGATCATTAATGCaattcaaaaggaaaagttttaTCTGTTCATGCCTCTGATTTTACACTTTCTCACTTTCAAAAC TCTCATTCCTAGAAAAATGGTACTACTCTTTGAATCTTGCCTTAAGATCCCCAGCGGCCTGGATAAAGCCTTTGGTCGGAAGAAAAAGGATTGA